The Raphanus sativus cultivar WK10039 chromosome 2, ASM80110v3, whole genome shotgun sequence DNA segment CACGGTGGACAGGTAATATAGATATGTTAATGGGTATGCTCTATTGACGAACCAAAAGAATAATCGCGTTTGTGTTAGAACTTACAAGAAGCAAATGATACAACCATTAGGAAACCAAGGTAGCTAATTTATGTCCAACAAGACATAGGTTTTTGTAACAATGTGTCATAGGCTAGTGGTGGGCTCTTTGGACTTATTGTGTTTTGAGCCCCTAGCTAGTTCGATTCCGATGTGGGACAGAGACATAGGTTTGTGAAACAATGACGACCATAGTAACATCAAATGATGTGTAAACCTTTTGATACAGTATGTAGGTACAGAAGAAATTTCCACGGCGGCTAATGCCCTTATCGGGAGGTCGGCGAGATTGACGGAGGCTCTCAAAGCAGCAGCCATTAACGTCGGCCGCAAGCCTGTGGAAACCAGAGACTTAGCTGCCATAAAAGAGGTGGAATCTAGAGCTACCGGAGGCAATACAGAGAGCGGCGGTAGTATCACAGCTGTGGCTAATGAGGCGGTTGCTAGTAACAAAAAGATAGGTAAAGAAGATGAGAATAAGATTCATCTGGGCGATATATTCGCGGAGATTGATATGAAGATAACGAGGGATAGATCAGTAACAAGTGAAGACGCTGAAGCAGTGGTTCAGGCTGAGCTCACTCAGCCTCCCTATAACCATGTTATTCCTGGAGGCGTCGCTGAGTGTGTCACTGCAGCTTATAGATTAAACCGCAGTCCCTCTCTATGATATTAATTTGCAATATATATTTGTACGGTTCCTTATTATGGTCTAATGACTTTTATTGCCTCTCTTCAGTTGCACAAAATGAACTATAGGAAAACGCACAAACAAGCCAATCAAAATAAGTTTTGATATGGCAGTTCGTTGTTTATGGTAAAGATATTGCAACTATCTGCCAGTGTTAAGATATTTGTAGTTCTGAATCTTAGAGAGGTAGGTGCAACTCTTTTTCTATTAAATGGTTGCATGGTGATTGATAGTATAGAATAACCACTATTGTCTccaatttgttttctttccttttggtcCCTCGCTTTGAATAGTCACACAAACTTACAAACGTGATCGCCCAAAGAGTGTTCGAGACAACTTGTGTAAACTAGTGAGAAGGTGGAATTAACACATGGTATTAAATTAGAGGGGAAGAAGTGATTCAATAATGGTTCAATAGTGTATAATATGTTTTGATGGACTTGTACCATTATTCGTTTTGAAGGAGTTATTCAATAGTGAAAATATCTCTTAGCCGTatcttttgttattttcttgtaacatttttagtaattatcACCTCCTTAATTAAAGTTCATTTCCTGTCATTTACCAAATTTACTATTGAATTAATAATGGGTTTTCttttcaataacaaaaaaagaataattacaCCATGGCTGAAAAACATATACTTACGTTTTTTTTTCACTAAACAAGAATAAAGAAGTCACACACACGAATCATCCaaccaacaaaaaaagaacaaagcACGATGTCCAAAACCTAAATATCTTTTGACTTTCTACGAATCTCACGTCAATCCAGCAACATAAAGAAAGACCAAAATGATTATGAACACAAACACTAGGAAACAAAACCATTGTGGAGGAAGAACAAACTGGAGGATCCATCAAGTTCAATGAATGAAATAGGTCAACGCCAAAGCCACCATCATTAGAACATACGCTACCCCCTGATCTATCGATGTTCCTGCCATATCCCAATATCAAAAATGAACATTAATAATCCAAATCTTCTTAGACATCCGTTAAATTCAAAATGGAAATGTTAAATCGAAAATTATAATACCATCGCTTGTGGGTGCTGGAGCTGGCGAAGGTGATTGTGAATGAGCAATCGGCAAGAGAATCACGGAGATGATGACGAAGACGGCGAGAATCTCCAATGGAAATTTCAGGGACGCCATTCTTTTTCTCTGTCTCCGGTGATTATTCCGGCGAGGgaatgtctttttctttttgatgaaATCTCTCaccaaaatcaagaaaatgCCGACTGGTGAAAGAACAAGAGAGCTAAGATTCGGTTAAATAGTAAAAAGACATGCCTAAAGGAATGTAGGGCCCGGACAGCTTGGGTCTTACGTGACACACAGATCTTCTCTGTCTTAAACTCTAATCATTCGTTGGTTGTTGGTGCgttgtctttttaaaaaaaaaatgattgtaaaATAAAGATTGAATAATAGGATTAACGAGAAAAACGGTTAATTATGCTCTGTTTCTAAGCTGTGTTTGAAAAGGATCATATACAACTAGGCTAGTCTCCGGTTTTCATATCTGATAGAGTTACAGAACCGAACTGACACGTCTCAAACCAAACCAAGTTTCCAAAC contains these protein-coding regions:
- the LOC108838553 gene encoding late embryogenesis abundant protein 49-like, translated to MTASKDGASFTNISVEEHFRVAQSNHGGQYVGTEEISTAANALIGRSARLTEALKAAAINVGRKPVETRDLAAIKEVESRATGGNTESGGSITAVANEAVASNKKIGKEDENKIHLGDIFAEIDMKITRDRSVTSEDAEAVVQAELTQPPYNHVIPGGVAECVTAAYRLNRSPSL
- the LOC108840515 gene encoding arabinogalactan protein 22, which encodes MASLKFPLEILAVFVIISVILLPIAHSQSPSPAPAPTSDGTSIDQGVAYVLMMVALALTYFIH